Proteins found in one Bremerella volcania genomic segment:
- a CDS encoding S1C family serine protease, with protein sequence MLRTVHIAPLVALSLLFAYHANAAEIDLVLKAEQARIAAVAKASASTISVFAGAAGGGSGVIISADGYAVTNFHVADPAGNFMKCSMPEDGGKVYDAVIVGVDPVGDVAVIKMLGRDDFPAAEIVDSNSVQAGDWCFAVGNPFLLATDLQPTVTWGIVSGVHRYQYPAGTLLEYTDCLQTNAAINPGNSGGPLFNDKGQLIGINGRGSFEKRGRVNVGVGYAISINQVMNFLGYLKSGRIIDHATLGATVTTDTEGRVVVTNILSSSDAYRRGLRYGDEIVSFGNREITTVNGFKNILGIYPRGWSIPLSYRREGKRYDTVVRLAGVHSRRELLEKTGNAPIPPSPEEAPQPEDGKEAPKEGEEKPKRPIPVPGHPQTEEAKPPEEWKHLYQDKTGYANYHFNQEHQKRLRKALDAMGDWSQTSDNWELQYSLVDNDNGVIHIGPMTVEGKMAGVNHNVEIAGDLTEKLEPAGSGGLFLALYTWKRLLREKFDTFGEVYYLGTAPRRDFDVQYDVLVGLYDALEIRAYFDQKTGQLMVLEMFPETDSDPCEIEFSEYRETDGYTLPHRMVVRYGDDPFDIITVKKWSVKPAGEGA encoded by the coding sequence ATGCTTCGCACTGTCCACATTGCCCCACTGGTCGCTCTGTCTCTCCTGTTTGCCTACCACGCAAATGCGGCGGAGATCGATCTGGTTCTCAAAGCAGAACAGGCCCGGATTGCCGCCGTCGCCAAGGCCTCGGCATCGACCATCTCCGTCTTCGCCGGAGCAGCCGGGGGTGGCAGCGGCGTGATCATCAGCGCCGACGGCTACGCGGTCACCAACTTCCACGTGGCCGACCCCGCCGGCAATTTCATGAAGTGCAGCATGCCGGAAGACGGAGGCAAGGTCTACGATGCCGTCATCGTCGGCGTCGACCCGGTCGGGGACGTGGCGGTCATCAAGATGCTCGGTCGTGACGATTTCCCGGCGGCCGAAATCGTCGATAGCAACTCAGTCCAGGCAGGCGACTGGTGTTTCGCCGTTGGCAACCCATTCCTGCTGGCAACCGATCTTCAACCGACCGTTACCTGGGGCATCGTCTCTGGCGTGCATCGCTATCAGTACCCGGCGGGGACGCTTCTGGAATACACCGACTGTCTGCAAACCAATGCGGCCATCAATCCTGGCAACTCAGGCGGCCCCTTGTTCAACGACAAAGGTCAACTGATCGGCATCAACGGACGTGGTTCGTTCGAGAAACGTGGCCGTGTGAACGTGGGCGTAGGTTACGCGATTTCGATCAATCAGGTGATGAACTTCCTCGGCTATCTGAAAAGTGGCCGGATCATCGACCATGCCACCCTCGGCGCGACGGTAACGACCGACACCGAAGGACGCGTCGTGGTGACCAACATCTTGAGTTCCTCTGACGCGTACCGACGCGGGCTGCGCTACGGCGACGAGATCGTCAGTTTCGGCAATCGCGAGATCACCACGGTCAACGGCTTCAAGAATATCCTCGGCATATATCCACGCGGCTGGAGCATCCCCCTCTCGTATCGACGCGAAGGGAAACGGTACGACACCGTCGTTCGCCTGGCCGGCGTTCATTCGCGGCGAGAACTACTCGAAAAGACCGGCAATGCCCCAATTCCACCAAGCCCCGAAGAAGCACCCCAGCCAGAAGATGGCAAGGAGGCTCCGAAAGAGGGTGAAGAGAAGCCGAAGAGACCGATCCCTGTCCCAGGGCACCCACAAACCGAAGAAGCCAAGCCGCCGGAAGAGTGGAAGCACCTGTACCAGGATAAGACCGGCTACGCCAATTACCACTTCAACCAAGAGCATCAGAAGCGACTCCGCAAGGCGCTCGATGCAATGGGGGACTGGTCGCAGACGTCGGACAACTGGGAGCTGCAGTACTCGCTGGTCGACAATGACAACGGCGTGATCCACATCGGCCCGATGACCGTCGAAGGCAAGATGGCCGGCGTCAATCACAATGTCGAAATCGCTGGCGACCTGACCGAAAAGCTCGAGCCCGCCGGCAGCGGAGGTCTGTTCCTGGCCCTTTACACGTGGAAGCGTCTGCTTCGCGAGAAGTTCGACACCTTCGGTGAAGTCTACTACCTGGGCACTGCACCGCGGCGTGACTTCGACGTGCAGTACGACGTGTTGGTTGGCCTGTACGATGCCCTGGAAATTCGAGCTTACTTCGACCAGAAGACCGGGCAGTTGATGGTCCTGGAGATGTTCCCCGAGACCGATTCCGATCCGTGCGAAATTGAATTCAGCGAATACCGCGAGACTGACGGCTATACGCTTCCGCATCGCATGGTCGTTCGCTACGGCGACGATCCGTTCGACATCATCACCGTGAAAAAGTGGTCGGTGAAACCTGCCGGCGAAGGAGCGTAA
- a CDS encoding S1C family serine protease encodes MSRKHLTQTLLASAVALSLLIPMQSANAEATLREVTRDVQRKVVKIYGAGGLRGLESYQSGSLISDKGHILTAWSYVLDSSVITVVLDDGRHFVAELAAADPRFGIALLKIDADNLPHFSLDKGVSPKVGDRILSFSNLFGIAAGDEPASVLSGYVSAITPLEARRSTFPSAYQGPVLIVDAIVNNPGAAGGVLTDQDGNFAGLLGKELRSSRNDIWLNYAIPIAQLRESIEDLLAGRSRPAIDPEKEKPLTPLTLTHLGLVLVPNVLDKTPPYVERVESDSLAESAKLQPDDLILYADGTLISSQKALIEAFSYKDRDDTVSLTVLRDGQLVELTLNELK; translated from the coding sequence ATGAGTCGTAAGCACCTCACTCAGACGCTGCTGGCAAGTGCCGTCGCCCTTAGCCTGCTGATTCCCATGCAGTCGGCAAATGCCGAAGCTACCCTGCGCGAAGTGACCCGAGACGTCCAGCGGAAGGTCGTGAAGATCTACGGGGCAGGGGGGCTGCGTGGTCTTGAATCGTACCAGTCTGGCAGCCTCATTTCCGACAAGGGCCATATCCTGACGGCCTGGAGCTACGTACTCGACTCGAGCGTGATTACCGTCGTGCTCGATGATGGCCGTCACTTCGTGGCTGAACTCGCCGCCGCAGACCCTCGCTTTGGGATCGCGCTGCTTAAGATCGACGCCGACAACCTCCCGCACTTCAGCTTGGACAAGGGGGTCTCTCCGAAAGTGGGTGATCGCATCTTGTCGTTCAGCAACTTGTTCGGCATCGCGGCGGGGGACGAACCGGCCAGCGTGCTCAGCGGGTACGTTTCCGCGATTACTCCGCTGGAAGCGCGACGCAGCACGTTCCCCTCGGCCTATCAGGGACCGGTCCTGATTGTCGATGCCATCGTGAACAACCCAGGTGCCGCCGGCGGCGTGCTGACCGATCAGGATGGCAATTTCGCCGGCCTGTTGGGGAAAGAACTGCGAAGCTCGCGAAACGATATCTGGCTGAACTACGCGATTCCGATTGCTCAACTTCGCGAGTCGATCGAAGACCTTCTCGCCGGACGTTCGCGACCTGCGATCGATCCTGAGAAAGAGAAACCACTCACGCCACTCACGCTGACTCACTTGGGCCTGGTGCTGGTGCCAAACGTCTTGGATAAAACGCCCCCCTACGTGGAACGCGTCGAAAGCGATTCGCTGGCGGAATCCGCCAAGCTGCAACCAGACGATTTGATTTTGTATGCGGATGGAACGCTGATCTCCTCGCAAAAGGCACTGATCGAAGCGTTTAGCTACAAGGATCGAGACGACACCGTCTCGCTAACGGTGCTGCGCGACGGACAACTGGTCGAACTCACTCTGAACGAACTGAAATAA
- a CDS encoding NPCBM/NEW2 domain-containing protein, whose protein sequence is MKTFSLIMLSLLAAGPAVEVQQLDGSKTSGDLVELSADSLKIQLSDGKSSVFPAKEIISVRPLQQADSAKTQAVSKELFFADGSRLLVSDMLVSSRNAELMLGTGARVEIGRSALKGVRLLPADPQSSEAKLPDDDPLREKWHELAKEHTGGDAIVLNREGMLTVQEVVIHAVTAEGVKIQLDEITTTVNPAKLYGLLFYQRAAREFPAPLCVVHLNDDSALVAKSIKMNNGQTRVTILTGTEIPILFDRIAKFDFAAGNIQFLDELKPTRITWTPVLKSAIAVDDLSLVYAPRINHSFQGDPIQLEEDQQPQIYARGIAVHATSELLYQLPSGFRQLQMRVGIAPESLGTCTAKLQIIGDQKILFEKDFSNHTPPEDIALNISGVSRLKIVVDANDGEDFGDVLHLVQARLLK, encoded by the coding sequence ATGAAGACGTTTTCCCTCATCATGCTTTCGCTCCTCGCCGCTGGACCAGCGGTCGAGGTTCAGCAATTGGACGGATCCAAAACCAGCGGCGACCTTGTCGAGCTATCGGCCGACTCGCTGAAAATTCAGCTGTCCGATGGTAAGTCGTCGGTCTTTCCCGCTAAAGAGATCATCAGCGTCCGTCCGCTTCAGCAGGCCGATTCCGCCAAGACGCAAGCGGTCAGCAAAGAGCTGTTTTTCGCGGATGGTTCGCGTTTACTCGTGTCCGACATGCTGGTTTCTTCCCGCAATGCCGAACTTATGCTCGGTACCGGGGCGCGCGTCGAAATTGGTCGCAGTGCCCTCAAAGGGGTACGGCTGCTTCCGGCCGATCCACAGTCCTCCGAAGCGAAACTCCCGGACGACGATCCGCTTCGCGAAAAATGGCATGAGCTTGCCAAAGAGCATACCGGCGGCGACGCGATCGTTCTCAACCGCGAAGGGATGCTGACTGTTCAAGAGGTGGTCATCCATGCCGTCACCGCCGAAGGGGTCAAGATCCAACTCGACGAGATCACGACCACCGTCAATCCGGCCAAGCTATACGGACTGCTCTTCTACCAACGTGCCGCAAGAGAGTTCCCTGCGCCGCTGTGTGTGGTCCACTTAAATGATGACTCGGCGCTCGTCGCCAAGTCGATCAAGATGAACAACGGTCAGACGCGCGTCACCATCCTGACCGGGACCGAGATTCCGATCCTTTTCGACCGGATCGCCAAGTTCGACTTCGCGGCCGGAAACATCCAGTTCCTTGACGAACTGAAGCCCACCCGAATTACCTGGACGCCGGTTCTTAAGTCGGCCATCGCCGTGGATGACCTGTCCCTGGTTTATGCCCCGCGGATAAACCATTCGTTCCAGGGGGATCCCATTCAACTGGAAGAGGATCAGCAACCCCAGATTTACGCGCGCGGCATCGCCGTCCATGCGACCTCGGAACTGCTTTACCAACTGCCGTCCGGCTTCCGCCAACTGCAAATGCGTGTCGGCATTGCCCCAGAAAGTTTAGGTACCTGCACGGCCAAACTGCAGATCATCGGCGATCAAAAGATTTTGTTTGAAAAAGACTTTAGCAATCACACCCCGCCAGAAGACATCGCCTTGAACATCTCAGGCGTCAGTCGACTCAAGATCGTAGTCGACGCAAATGACGGCGAAGATTTTGGCGACGTGCTCCATCTCGTTCAAGCACGCCTGCTCAAATAA